The Thermocrinis ruber genome has a window encoding:
- the ispH gene encoding 4-hydroxy-3-methylbut-2-enyl diphosphate reductase, which yields MAEIIVAPHAGFCFGVRRAIALAEKVSAEKGGKRIWSMGPLIHNPQEVQRLRGLGIEVMASEEDAKEGDTVIIRSHGIPPQKERELLQKGLRLVDATCPYVKAVHQAVEKLVQEGYFVVLVGERDHPEVIGTLGYLQEAGGTGVVVEKKEDLEKLKNLERVGVVAQTTQSEQFFKEVVGELALWVKELKVINTICNATSERQEDVYELAGKVDVMIIVGGKNSGNTRRLYQISSSLNPRSYHVETAEELKPEWFVGVQRVGITAGASTPDWIIEQVKSKIQELLS from the coding sequence ATGGCTGAGATTATAGTTGCACCCCACGCAGGCTTTTGCTTCGGAGTTAGGAGGGCAATAGCCCTCGCAGAAAAGGTTTCTGCAGAAAAGGGTGGCAAGAGGATATGGTCTATGGGACCCCTCATTCACAACCCTCAAGAGGTCCAAAGGCTGAGGGGTTTAGGCATTGAAGTTATGGCCTCAGAAGAGGACGCCAAAGAGGGAGACACGGTGATCATCCGCTCCCACGGAATACCACCCCAGAAGGAAAGGGAACTTTTGCAAAAGGGCCTAAGGCTTGTGGATGCCACCTGTCCCTATGTGAAGGCAGTGCATCAGGCTGTGGAAAAGCTTGTGCAAGAGGGCTACTTTGTGGTACTGGTGGGAGAAAGGGACCATCCGGAGGTTATTGGCACACTTGGGTATTTGCAAGAGGCGGGTGGCACAGGCGTAGTAGTGGAAAAGAAAGAGGACTTGGAAAAGCTCAAAAACCTGGAGAGGGTTGGTGTGGTTGCCCAGACTACCCAAAGCGAGCAGTTCTTCAAAGAGGTAGTAGGTGAGCTTGCCCTATGGGTAAAGGAGCTAAAGGTCATAAACACCATCTGCAACGCCACTTCCGAAAGGCAGGAGGATGTTTATGAGTTGGCAGGGAAGGTGGATGTGATGATCATAGTGGGTGGTAAAAACAGTGGAAACACCCGTAGGCTTTATCAAATATCCTCCTCTTTGAACCCAAGGAGCTATCACGTAGAGACTGCAGAGGAGCTAAAGCCCGAATGGTTTGTGGGAGTCCAAAGGGTGGGTATAACCGCCGGTGCATCCACACCAGACTGGATTATAGAGCAGGTAAAAAGCAAGATTCAAGAGCTTTTATCATGA